A genomic segment from Ochotona princeps isolate mOchPri1 chromosome 11, mOchPri1.hap1, whole genome shotgun sequence encodes:
- the LOC105942700 gene encoding serine protease 52-like, translating into MKRWRDRNATLVLVVALQLFQAPDSLESTCGYRISAKFEKPIISGIIGGEPASITEFPWHVGILSEGQYLCGGTILSEWWILTASHCFIKASSSNLSIVHGMDDFSIPNLMEVKVDKLIIHSDFDSWILDNDIALLLLQSPLSLDVNNVPICLSKATDVQRWNGCLATGWGITHSSELPQTRVGGTWLVYGTGSKPWGS; encoded by the exons ATGAAAAGATGGAGAGATAGAAATGCAACACTCGTGCTGGTGGTGGCCCTGCAGCTGTTTCAGGCCCCTGATTCCCTGGAAT cAACATGTGGCTACAGAATAAGTGCCAAATTCGAGAAGCCAATTATATCTGGAATCATAGGTGGGGAGCCTGCAAGCATCACAGAGTTCCCATGGCACGTGGGCATCCTTAGCGAAGGGCAGTATCTCTGTGGAGGCACCATTCTCAGTGAGTGGTGGATTCTGACTGCATCCCATTGCTTCATCAAAGCAAGCAG CTCCAACCTCTCAATTGTACACGGCATGGATGACTTCAGCATCCCGAACTTGATGGAGGTGAAAGTGGACAAGCTAATTATCCATTCTGACTTTGACAGCTGGATCTTGGATAATGACATAGCTTTGCTCTTGCTGCAATCCCCATTAAGCCTTGATGTCAACAATGTACCCATCTGCCTCTCAAAGGCCACTGACGTACAGAGGTGGAACGGCTGCTTGGCGACCGGCTGGGGCATTACCCACAGCAGTGAGTTGCCACAAACAAGAGTGGGTGGTACCTGGCTGGTGTATGGGACAGGAAGCAAACCCTGGGGGTCCTGA